CGCAGTTCCGCGCGCCCCTGCCGGCGTTGCAGGAGACCCCAGGCGAGAGGCTGCCGGCGGAGGGGCGAGACTGTTCCCCATGAGTGACACCGCCGACCGGCCCAAGACCGTTCTCCTGCGCCGGGGAGAAGTCCACAGTCCCGCCGACCCCTTCGCCACCGCGATGGTCGTGGAGCGTGGACAGGTCGCCTGGGTCGGGTCCGAGGGGGCCGCCGACGCCTTCGCGGGCGGCGTGGACGAGGTCGTCGACCTGGACGGCGCGCTGGTCGCCCCCGCGTTCACCGACGCCCATGTGCACACCACCGCCACGGGCCTCGCCCTGACCGGCCTCGACCTGTCCGCCGCTCCGTCCCTGGAGGCCGCGCTCGCCCTCGTACGGGACTTCGCAGCCGCCCGCCCGGACGACCGCGTGCTGCTCGGCCACGGCTGGGACGCCGCCCGCTGGCCCGGTGGCCGCCCGCCGGCGCGCGCCGAGCTCGACGCGGCCACCGGCGGCCGTCCGCTGTACCTGTCCCGCATCGACGTCCACTCCGCCGTCGTCACCACGGCCCTGCTGGACATGACGCCCGGGGACCTCGGCGCCGTGGACGGCCCGCTCGTCGCCGACGCCCACCACGCGGTCCGCGCGACCGCGCTGGCCTCCATCACCCCGGCCCAGCGCGTCGAGGCCCAGCGGGCCGCCCTGGCGCACGCCGCCTCCCTCGGGATCGGCACGGTCCACGAGTGCGGCGGCCCGGACATCTCCTCCGAGGACGACTTCACCGGCCTGCTCCGGCTGGCCGCCGAGGAACCGGGGCCGCGGGTCGTCGGCTACTGGGCCGAGCAGGACCTCGCCAAGGCGCGCGAGCTGGGCGCGCTCGGCGCGGCCGGTGACCTCTTCGTCGACGGCGCCCTCGGCTCGCACACCGCCTGTCTGCACCAGCCGTACGCCGACGCCGGCCACACCGGGACCGCCTACCTGGACGCGGCCGCCGTCGCCGCCCATGTCGCCGCCTGCACCGAGGCGGGCCTCCAGGCGGGCTTCCACGCCATCGGCGACGCCGCCGTGACCGCCGTCGTGGAGGGCGTGCGCGCGGCCGCCGAGAAGGTCGGTCTCGCCCGCGTCCGCGCCGCCCGGCACCGGGTCGAGCACGCCGAGATGCTCACCCCCGAGACGATCGCCGCCTTCGCCGAACTGGGCCTGACGGCCTCGGTGCAGCCCGCCTTCGACGCGCTGTGGGGCGGCGAGGAGGGCATGTACGTCCAGCGCCTCGGCGCCGAGCGCGCCCGCTCCCTGAACCCCTTCGCGGCCCTGCTGCGCGCAGGCGTCCCGCTCGCCTTCGGCTCCGACAGCCCCGTCACGCCGCTCGACCCCTGGGGCACGGTCCGCGCGGCCGCCTTCCATCACACGCCGGAGCACCGGGTGTCGGTGCGCGCCGCGTTCACGGCGCACACGCGCGGCGGCTGGCGGGCGATCGGACGCGACGACGCGGGAGTCCTGATGCCGGGCGCACCCGCCGACTACGCCGTGTGGCGCACCGACGAACTGGTGGTCCAGGCCCCCGACGACCGGGTCGCGCGCTGGTCCACCGACCCCCGCTCCGGCACCCCCGGCCTGCCCGACCTCACCCCGGGCCGTGACCTGCCGGTCTGCCTGAGCACGGTGGTGGGCGGACGAACGGTCTTCGTACGGCCGGGCGAGTGATCTCCCGGGGTGGCGCGAACCCGATCACCGCGCGCCGCCCCGTCGCGCGACCTGCGTATCCTCTGCGCTGACCAGCGAAGGGGGCGAAAAACCGCAGGTCAAACGACTGTTGACAGGCGGAGGCCCGAGGCCGGTAGGTTCGGCGGAGTCCACCACCGGACGCCCGACCGGGCAACCGCGGAACTTCCGGGAGCCCGTCGCAACGCCGCTGGGTCAGGGACGGTGCCGCACCGGGCACCGCCACTGGGAGCCAGGCTCAGCGCTCGCGCGGCGACGACGGAACTTTCCGGCCGGTCGGGGAGGTGTGACCCGGATGGGGCCCGGGCGCTCAGTAGACAACGGCTTTCGGTCGACCCGCAGCCAGCGGGTCCCAGGTCGGCCCGAAGGGCGCCGGGCCCCCATCCGCAGTGTGCGTGCACCGAAGCGCGGGCCGCACCAAACCCGCACTTACCCGGCTCTTGCGGAATCGGCACCGCCGTACGACCGTGCTGTTCACGTCAGCGCAGGCCGCGACCACTATGGTTGTCCTCTGCGTAGAGATGAAGGGGCAGCAGTGAACGACGGCGACGGGACCCTCGCGGCACAGGACCGGGGGAAGCGGTTCGGTCCGCTCGGCACGGCGTTGGTGATCATTCCGACCTACAACGAGGCGGAGAACATCAAGAGCATCGTCGGCCGGGTCCGCAAGGCGGTGCCGGACGCGCATGTCCTGGTGGCCGACGACAACAGCCCCGACGGCACCGGCAAGCTCGCGGACGAGCTGGCCGCCGAGGACGACCACGTCCAGGTCCTGCACCGCAAGGGCAAGGAGGGCCTCGGCGCGGCCTACCTCGCGGGCTTCCGCTGGGGCATCGAGCACGACTACGGCGTCCTGATCGAGATGGACGCCGACGGCTCCCACCAGCCCGAGGAACTGCCCCGCCTGCTGACCGCCCTGAAGGGCGCCGACCTTGTGCTCGGCTCCCGCTGGGTGCCCGGCGGCCGGGTCGTGAACTGGCCCAAGTCCCGGGAGTTCATCTCCCGCGGCGGCAGCCTGTACTCCCGTGTCGCCCTGGACCTGCCGCTGCGCGACATCACCGGCGGCTACCGCGCCTTCCGCGGCGAGACGCTTCAGGGCCTCGGCCTGGACGACGTGGCCTCCCAGGGCTACTGCTTCCAGGTCGACCTCGCCCGCCGCGCGGTCAAGGCCGGCTACCACGTGGTCGAGGTGCCGATCACCTTCGTCGAGCGGGAGCTCGGTGACTCCAAGATGAGCCGAGACATCCTTGTCGAGGCGCTGTGGCGGGTCACCACGTGGGGAGCGCAGGAGCGGGTCGGCAAACTGCTGGGCCGCGCCAAGCCGGCCTCGTCGTCGCAGCCGGAGGCTCGGCCGCAGTCGCAGCCCGAGCAGCCTCCGCAGTCACAGTCGTAGGGCCCAACCACGGGCCGGTGTCCCGTGTCGCTGAAAGCCACGCCGGGCGGCGTCCCGTGACCGCTCGGCAAGCGCTCGACGTCCGTTTATCCCGCTCTGAGCCGTGCCCAGGCACACTGGACGCATGACGACTGGCGCACCGACCCCGACGTACCCCGCCCGTCCGCGGCGCTCCCGGCTGCGCAGCTTCCTGCCGCTGGGCATCGCCGCGTGGCTGGTGCTGGAGATCTGGCTGCTGACCGTGGTCGCCGACGCGATCGGCGGGCTCGCGGTGTTCCTGCTGCTGGTCGCGGGTCTGGCGCTCGGCTCGGTGGTGATCAAGCGGGCGGGCCGGCGCGCGTTCCAGGCGCTGAACGAGGCGCTCCAGCGCGGCGGCACCCCGGCCGGCGGCGGTGGCAACGGTCTGATGATGCTGGGCGGCCTGCTGATCATGCTGCCGGGTCTGATCTCGGACGCGCTGGGCCTGATCCTGCTGATACCGCCGGTCCAGAAGGTGCTGAGCGCCTACGCCGAGCGGACCTTCGACCGGAAGCTCCGTGAGGCGACCGCCGGTTCGTTCGGTGACGCCTACCAGCAGGCCCGCATTCACCGCCCCGACGGCAAGGTCGTGCAGGGTGAGGTCATCCGGGACGAGCCCGGGGATGCCCCGCAGGAGCCGCGGCCGCCGCTGACCGGCTGAACCACCGACGACGGGACCGGCCCGGGCGCTCAGCGCTCGGGCCTTTCGCCTGTACCCGGCACGGGCACACGCCCTCACCACACGGCACGGGCACACGCTCCCGCCCGAAAACGGGCACACGAAACCGCGGGCGCCGTACGTCTTGAAGACGTACGGCGCCCGCGGTTGTACGCGTTACCTGGTAAGTCCAAGCCGCGTTGGGACTACGCGGACTTGCGGCTGTCCCGGGGGTGAACCGCGATGTTCATCGCCCCGGAGCGCAGCACCGCAAGACGTTCCTCGAGGACCTCTTCGAGTTCCTCGCGGGTACGCCGCTCCATCAGCATGTCCCAATGTGTACGCGCGGGCTTGGCCTTCTTCTCTTCAGGGCCATCGCCGTCCACGAGGAGTGCCTGGGCCCCGCAGACCTTGCACTCCCACTCCGGCGGGATCTCCGCCTCGACCGAGAAGGGCATCTCGAACCGGTGCCCCTTCTCGCATGCGTACTCCACGGCCTGGCGCGGGGCCAGGTCGATGCCGCGGTCCGTCTCGTAGCTGGTCACCACGAGGCGCGTGCCGCGAAGAGCTCGCTCACTCATGAATCGTGCCTCCCGGGCTTGTCGCCCACAGGACAGGTGTCGCTGTCGTCGTCATCCGGTCAACGTCCGGTCGGCGGTAAAGATTCCCGTTCCGCGTCGCGTTCCGAGTCCTGCGTCGCCGTCGTAGCCGCAGCCTTGCTGACCAATGTCGTACCCACCGGCGCCCGGTTTGTCACATCTGCTAGCAGATGTAACCCAGCGTTTCGGCATCTTTGACGCGCAGTAACGGTACGCCTGGCAGGCCAAACGCGTACACTACCGCCCTTTCACTCGGAACGCTAAATCGTTGTCGGCACCGGGTTGCCCGCGTCGCCGATGGCCCTGCGTACCGGCACCCTCGCCAGCAGGGCGAACCCGATGATGAAGAAGGCCACCAGGGAGATGATCGCGTCCCGGTAGCTTCCGGTCAGCTGGTAGGTGAGCCCGAACAGCAGGGGGCCCAGCCAGCTCATACCGCGGTCGCTGAGTTCGTATGCCGAGAAGTACTCGGCTTCCTTCCCCGGCGGGACGAGATGCGAGAACAGGGAGCGGGACAGCGCCTGGCTGCCGCCGAGGACCAGCCCGATGCCGGCTGCGAGGACGAAGAACCAGACCGGCGCCCCGGCCGGCAGGAAGTATCCGGCCGCCAGCGTCACCGTCCACGCGACCAGCGAACCGAGGATCGTCCGCTTGGCTCCGTAGATCCGGGCCAGCCGTCCCATCCCCAGTGCGCCCGCCACCGCCAGCAGCTGGACCAGCAGGACGGCGCCGATGAGCGTGGACTGTCCGAGGCCCAGTTCCTCGGAGCCGTAGATCGACGCCTGGGAGATCACGGTCTGGATGCCGTCGTTGTAGATCAGATAGGCCAGCAGGAAGGCGAGGGTCAGCGGGTGGCGGCGCATGTCGCGGATCGTCGCCGCGAGCTGCCGGAAGCCCATCGCGCCGCCCGCCCGCCTGGCCCCCTGATCGCTGCCGGAGCGGCGGTCGCGCAGTCGCCGTAGCGGGATGAGCGCCCACGCGCCCCACCACAGGCCGGCCGAGGCCAGGCAGATGCGGACGGCGGTGCTCTCCGAGACGCCGAAGGAGTCGTGTGCCAGGTACAGGACCAGGTTCACGATCAGCATCAGTGAGCCCGACGCGTAGCCGAAGGCCCAGCCCCGGGAGGAGACCGCGTCGCGTTCCTCGGGCGGGGCGATCTGCGGGAGGTAGGCGTTGTAGAGCATCATCGCGACCGACTGCGCCGCGTTCGCCACGACCAGCAGGAATCCGCCGAGCAGATAGCGGTCGCCGTCCAGGAGGAACATGGCCGTGGTGGCGGCCGCCCCCGTGTAGGCGGCGGCCGCGAGCAGGGGCTTCTTTCGGCCGGTGCGGTCGGCGGCCGCACCCACCAGCGGCATCACCAGGACGGCCACGATGACCGACAGGGACACCGAATAGGCGAAGAAGGAGCCCGCGCGCACGGGTATGCCCAGGGGGTGGACGAACCCGTCGGCGTCCGCCGCCTCCTCGGCGACCGACGTCAGGTAGGGGCCCAGGAAGACGGTGAGCACGCTCGTCGAGTAGACGGAGCACGCCCAGTCGTAGAAGTACCAGCCGCGCTGCTCGCGCCGCCGTCCCGCGGCCTCGTCGGCCGTGTCGGTTCGCACGGTGTCGGTGCCCACCCGTGCCCTCGCTTCCCCGTGATGATCCCGCGCGAGGGCGGAGCCGCGGACCGGGTCAGACCCAGACGCCCCGGTCCTCCATGACCTTGCGCAACGTGTCGATGTGATCGGTCATGATGCCATCGACTCCCAGGTCCAGGAGCCGGTGCATCGCATCGGGATCATTGATGGTCCACACGTGCACCTGGAGCCCGCGGGCGTGGGCGGCCCGCACGAAGCGGTGGTCCACCACCTGGATGCCGGACTGCGTCTCGGGCACCTGGGCGGCGACCGCCGAACCGCGCAGCGCGGCCGGCACGCCCCAGGAGCGCAGCCGCAGGTTGAGGACGCCCCGGGTGCCGTACGAGGTGGCGAGGCGGGGGCCCGCCAGGCGCTGGGCGCGGACGACGCGGGCCTCGGAGAAGGAGCCGACGCAGATGCGGTCCCAGGCGTTGGTGCGCTCGATGAGCTCCAGGAAGGGGTGA
The DNA window shown above is from Streptomyces chartreusis and carries:
- a CDS encoding polyprenol monophosphomannose synthase — its product is MNDGDGTLAAQDRGKRFGPLGTALVIIPTYNEAENIKSIVGRVRKAVPDAHVLVADDNSPDGTGKLADELAAEDDHVQVLHRKGKEGLGAAYLAGFRWGIEHDYGVLIEMDADGSHQPEELPRLLTALKGADLVLGSRWVPGGRVVNWPKSREFISRGGSLYSRVALDLPLRDITGGYRAFRGETLQGLGLDDVASQGYCFQVDLARRAVKAGYHVVEVPITFVERELGDSKMSRDILVEALWRVTTWGAQERVGKLLGRAKPASSSQPEARPQSQPEQPPQSQS
- a CDS encoding MFS transporter → MGTDTVRTDTADEAAGRRREQRGWYFYDWACSVYSTSVLTVFLGPYLTSVAEEAADADGFVHPLGIPVRAGSFFAYSVSLSVIVAVLVMPLVGAAADRTGRKKPLLAAAAYTGAAATTAMFLLDGDRYLLGGFLLVVANAAQSVAMMLYNAYLPQIAPPEERDAVSSRGWAFGYASGSLMLIVNLVLYLAHDSFGVSESTAVRICLASAGLWWGAWALIPLRRLRDRRSGSDQGARRAGGAMGFRQLAATIRDMRRHPLTLAFLLAYLIYNDGIQTVISQASIYGSEELGLGQSTLIGAVLLVQLLAVAGALGMGRLARIYGAKRTILGSLVAWTVTLAAGYFLPAGAPVWFFVLAAGIGLVLGGSQALSRSLFSHLVPPGKEAEYFSAYELSDRGMSWLGPLLFGLTYQLTGSYRDAIISLVAFFIIGFALLARVPVRRAIGDAGNPVPTTI
- the fxsA gene encoding FxsA family membrane protein, translated to MTTGAPTPTYPARPRRSRLRSFLPLGIAAWLVLEIWLLTVVADAIGGLAVFLLLVAGLALGSVVIKRAGRRAFQALNEALQRGGTPAGGGGNGLMMLGGLLIMLPGLISDALGLILLIPPVQKVLSAYAERTFDRKLREATAGSFGDAYQQARIHRPDGKVVQGEVIRDEPGDAPQEPRPPLTG
- a CDS encoding glycerophosphodiester phosphodiesterase; this encodes MSTTRIRHPYLDHPGPIPFAHRGGAADGLENTEFQFRRAVEAGYRYIETDVHTTRDGRLVAFHDSTLDRVTDGAGRISDLLWDDVRQARVAGKEPVPLFEELLETFPEVRWNVDLKAEPTLHPFLELIERTNAWDRICVGSFSEARVVRAQRLAGPRLATSYGTRGVLNLRLRSWGVPAALRGSAVAAQVPETQSGIQVVDHRFVRAAHARGLQVHVWTINDPDAMHRLLDLGVDGIMTDHIDTLRKVMEDRGVWV
- a CDS encoding amidohydrolase; the encoded protein is MSDTADRPKTVLLRRGEVHSPADPFATAMVVERGQVAWVGSEGAADAFAGGVDEVVDLDGALVAPAFTDAHVHTTATGLALTGLDLSAAPSLEAALALVRDFAAARPDDRVLLGHGWDAARWPGGRPPARAELDAATGGRPLYLSRIDVHSAVVTTALLDMTPGDLGAVDGPLVADAHHAVRATALASITPAQRVEAQRAALAHAASLGIGTVHECGGPDISSEDDFTGLLRLAAEEPGPRVVGYWAEQDLAKARELGALGAAGDLFVDGALGSHTACLHQPYADAGHTGTAYLDAAAVAAHVAACTEAGLQAGFHAIGDAAVTAVVEGVRAAAEKVGLARVRAARHRVEHAEMLTPETIAAFAELGLTASVQPAFDALWGGEEGMYVQRLGAERARSLNPFAALLRAGVPLAFGSDSPVTPLDPWGTVRAAAFHHTPEHRVSVRAAFTAHTRGGWRAIGRDDAGVLMPGAPADYAVWRTDELVVQAPDDRVARWSTDPRSGTPGLPDLTPGRDLPVCLSTVVGGRTVFVRPGE
- a CDS encoding RNA polymerase-binding protein RbpA — encoded protein: MSERALRGTRLVVTSYETDRGIDLAPRQAVEYACEKGHRFEMPFSVEAEIPPEWECKVCGAQALLVDGDGPEEKKAKPARTHWDMLMERRTREELEEVLEERLAVLRSGAMNIAVHPRDSRKSA